A region from the Ichthyobacterium seriolicida genome encodes:
- the rsgA gene encoding ribosome small subunit-dependent GTPase A, translating to MKGIIVKSTGTWYKARLDSGNIIECRIRGKFKIKNIKSTNPVAVGDKVEIKIDQDQSAVITSIEDRKNYIIRKSVNLSKRTHIIASNIDTIFLVITMIEPKTLITFIDRVLVNAQAYGIDVILLFNKIDLYDENIKMEMKKYIDMYSNIGYQCLYISCKDGTNIESLKDMMKDKTNIFVGNSGVGKSTIVNAIDNNINLKTDNISKSHKLGKHTTTFAEMFELNFGGFIIDTPGIKSFSSVDIEKNELGHYFPEIFKISKSCKFYNCLHIKEPGCAVLSALDKEEIHFSRYKSYLNILNEDDHNYR from the coding sequence ATGAAAGGCATTATAGTCAAATCTACTGGAACTTGGTATAAGGCTCGCTTAGATTCTGGGAATATTATAGAATGTAGAATAAGGGGCAAGTTCAAGATAAAAAACATAAAAAGCACCAATCCAGTAGCCGTTGGAGATAAAGTTGAAATAAAAATCGATCAAGACCAAAGCGCTGTTATAACCTCTATAGAAGACAGAAAGAACTACATAATCAGAAAATCTGTAAACCTCTCTAAGAGAACACACATTATAGCATCTAATATCGATACTATATTCTTGGTCATAACCATGATAGAACCCAAAACGCTAATAACTTTCATAGATAGGGTATTGGTAAACGCACAAGCATATGGAATAGATGTAATCTTATTATTTAATAAGATCGATCTATACGATGAAAATATAAAGATGGAGATGAAAAAATATATAGATATGTATTCCAATATTGGCTATCAATGCTTATATATCTCTTGTAAAGATGGAACAAATATCGAATCCCTAAAAGATATGATGAAAGATAAGACGAATATTTTCGTAGGAAATTCTGGAGTGGGAAAATCTACTATTGTAAATGCTATAGATAACAATATCAATTTAAAGACAGATAATATCTCAAAATCCCATAAACTAGGAAAACACACAACTACTTTTGCAGAGATGTTTGAATTGAATTTTGGAGGTTTTATAATAGATACTCCTGGCATAAAGAGTTTCAGCTCTGTGGATATAGAAAAAAATGAGTTAGGACATTATTTTCCAGAGATATTTAAAATAAGTAAATCTTGTAAATTCTACAACTGTCTTCATATAAAAGAGCCTGGATGCGCTGTTTTATCAGCTCTTGATAAAGAGGAAATACATTTTAGTCGATACAAAAGCTATCTAAATATTCTAAATGAAGACGACCATAACTACCGTTAA
- a CDS encoding murein hydrolase activator EnvC family protein has protein sequence MKCLKHISVSFNKYNSKVFLVLLLSLSTTLVFSQVNKQNLERDSKQLKKEINILNNVLKNNIKTSEKSVFEVQAISKKIEIRKDIISNIDVEINNIVKDIYSYEAHISQLKKDLKKLKENYIQTIRQSYRSISSYNRIMFLLSSEDLFQAYKRLRYMREYANYRKTEGERILKKNKEISISIQKSNRIKKAKIKLLEKKKEELGILKDDRTTKNDIIKNLRKKNKKILAQIDKKRKYDRILQKEIERIIALEMEEKAKAFRLTEEAKKLSDNFKKNKGKLPWPVKRGVVISSYGKQPHPSIPNIFLYNNGVHILTESKNARSVFSGVVTSVQLIGESLAIIIKHGEYLTVYSNILKSYVKKGDVVSTKQKIGDIYKDIIDEKTVLHFQIWKNNKKEDPSKWIYKM, from the coding sequence ATGAAGTGCCTAAAACATATAAGCGTATCGTTCAATAAGTATAATTCTAAGGTATTTCTAGTTTTATTATTATCCTTAAGTACAACTCTTGTATTCTCACAGGTAAATAAACAAAACCTCGAAAGGGATAGTAAACAACTCAAAAAAGAGATAAATATTTTAAATAATGTCTTAAAAAATAACATAAAAACTTCTGAAAAATCTGTTTTTGAAGTACAAGCCATAAGTAAAAAGATAGAAATACGAAAAGACATTATAAGTAATATAGATGTAGAGATAAATAATATAGTTAAGGATATATACTCGTATGAGGCTCACATATCACAACTAAAAAAAGATCTGAAAAAACTCAAAGAAAACTACATCCAAACAATCAGGCAATCTTATAGAAGTATATCTTCCTACAACAGGATAATGTTTTTATTGTCATCTGAAGATTTATTTCAGGCATACAAGCGCCTTAGATATATGAGAGAATACGCTAATTACAGAAAAACAGAAGGTGAGAGAATATTAAAAAAGAATAAGGAAATATCTATTTCAATACAGAAATCAAATAGAATAAAAAAGGCAAAAATAAAATTATTAGAAAAAAAGAAAGAAGAATTAGGTATTCTAAAAGATGATAGAACCACTAAAAATGACATCATTAAAAACCTGCGCAAAAAAAATAAGAAAATACTAGCTCAAATAGATAAAAAAAGAAAGTACGACAGAATATTACAAAAGGAGATAGAGAGAATCATAGCCTTAGAGATGGAAGAAAAAGCAAAAGCTTTTAGGCTTACAGAAGAAGCGAAAAAACTCTCTGATAATTTCAAAAAGAATAAAGGCAAATTGCCATGGCCAGTCAAAAGAGGAGTGGTAATATCTTCTTATGGAAAACAACCACACCCTAGCATACCCAATATCTTCTTGTATAACAACGGGGTACACATACTTACAGAGAGTAAAAATGCTCGTTCGGTATTCTCTGGAGTAGTGACTTCAGTTCAGTTAATAGGAGAGAGTTTAGCCATAATAATAAAACACGGAGAATACTTAACTGTATACTCAAACATATTGAAGTCTTATGTCAAAAAAGGCGATGTAGTATCTACAAAACAAAAAATAGGAGATATATATAAAGATATCATCGACGAGAAAACGGTTCTACACTTTCAAATTTGGAAAAATAACAAAAAAGAAGATCCCTCAAAATGGATTTATAAAATGTGA
- a CDS encoding DUF4292 domain-containing protein, protein MNFLLKLLLAVILFYACGSNKKESSKKIKSDKSTIALSRSAENTEEIDDLNKSMITFDELLFNTGKVITPKTLESSVSVSIKSKDTDMSLSLDMRLEKDSIIWLNYSLLGFPVFRAKITPDKISVMDRINQVHYETDFSYVEKILGIELKFNQLQSIVFGEPIFPFEREKTSLSADSNAYKVIDKSSLNKTVWFNSKTLKVIKQHVQDKNNRAIYLKNDEFSDYNSIVLPTSVSLTLKEDLINNTLVKLNFSTSGINKKFSFPYEVPKTYKRIVQ, encoded by the coding sequence ATGAACTTTTTGTTAAAATTACTGTTGGCTGTCATATTATTTTATGCTTGTGGCAGTAATAAAAAAGAGAGCTCTAAAAAAATAAAATCAGATAAATCTACAATAGCTCTCAGCAGATCAGCTGAAAATACTGAAGAAATAGATGATCTAAATAAATCGATGATAACTTTTGATGAGTTATTATTTAATACCGGTAAAGTAATCACACCCAAAACTCTGGAATCTTCAGTCAGTGTAAGTATTAAAAGTAAAGATACTGACATGTCTCTTTCACTCGATATGAGACTAGAAAAAGATAGTATAATCTGGCTGAATTACTCCTTATTAGGATTTCCTGTCTTTAGGGCAAAAATAACCCCTGATAAAATTTCGGTAATGGACAGAATAAATCAAGTTCATTATGAAACTGATTTCTCTTATGTGGAAAAAATTCTAGGCATAGAGTTAAAATTTAACCAATTGCAATCTATTGTTTTTGGTGAACCTATCTTCCCATTTGAAAGAGAAAAAACCTCTTTGAGTGCAGATTCCAATGCCTATAAAGTTATTGATAAATCTTCTTTAAACAAAACAGTGTGGTTTAATTCTAAAACGCTTAAGGTGATTAAACAACACGTACAAGATAAAAACAATAGAGCTATATACCTTAAAAATGATGAGTTTTCTGACTATAATTCCATCGTTTTGCCCACCAGCGTTTCGCTCACTCTAAAGGAAGATCTAATAAATAATACTCTTGTCAAACTAAATTTTTCTACCTCTGGTATAAATAAAAAGTTTTCATTCCCTTATGAAGTGCCTAAAACATATAAGCGTATCGTTCAATAA
- the rseP gene encoding RIP metalloprotease RseP, translated as MEEVLIKGLQFFLSISILVIFHELGHFIPAKLFGTKVEKFYLFFDPWFSLFKKKIGGTEYGIGWLPMGGYVKIAGMVDESMDLEQLKQEPRQWEFRSKPAWQRLIIMVGGVTVNLILAGVIYSGIAYTWGDEYLPVKNIEHGFLVDSLGREIGFENGDKVISIDGVEPISYMEMSEKIVLGAKEVTVLRNDNEIKTINIKPSHIKHIIKNPLFLKPDTPAVIDKVMENSPAEKAGIQRGDKILTINGESTVLFSDIIEELRKKSTENDLVNISVLRDNNTLDFNVNPDNGVIGIKFIQDLTTLKTETKKYSLIESIPAGMRKGYERLNSYISQFKIIFSTETEAYKSVGGFLSIAKQFPSTWNWHHFWSFTAFFSLMLAFLNILPIPVLDGGHVVFVLYEMITRRPPNQKVLEYAQIAGFAIVLFLFIFANINDVIKIFFS; from the coding sequence ATGGAGGAAGTTTTAATAAAGGGATTGCAATTTTTTTTGAGCATTTCTATACTAGTCATATTTCACGAATTAGGACATTTTATACCAGCTAAATTATTCGGCACTAAGGTGGAAAAATTTTACTTGTTTTTCGATCCTTGGTTTTCTCTGTTTAAAAAGAAGATAGGCGGCACAGAATATGGAATAGGATGGTTACCTATGGGGGGATATGTCAAAATAGCTGGAATGGTCGACGAGAGTATGGATCTAGAACAACTAAAACAGGAACCTAGACAATGGGAATTTCGTTCCAAACCAGCTTGGCAGAGACTTATAATAATGGTTGGTGGAGTAACGGTGAATCTAATTCTAGCTGGGGTAATATACTCTGGAATAGCTTATACTTGGGGAGATGAATACTTGCCAGTAAAAAATATAGAACACGGATTTTTAGTAGACAGTTTAGGCAGAGAGATAGGATTTGAAAACGGAGACAAAGTAATAAGTATAGACGGCGTCGAGCCAATTTCTTATATGGAGATGTCTGAAAAAATAGTCCTCGGTGCAAAAGAGGTTACAGTGTTGAGGAATGACAATGAAATCAAAACTATAAACATAAAGCCTTCCCATATCAAACACATTATTAAAAATCCTCTTTTCTTAAAACCCGATACTCCCGCTGTAATAGATAAGGTCATGGAAAACTCTCCTGCTGAAAAAGCAGGGATTCAACGAGGAGATAAAATTTTAACTATCAATGGAGAATCAACTGTTTTATTTAGCGATATTATCGAGGAATTAAGAAAAAAATCTACAGAAAATGATCTTGTAAATATATCTGTGTTAAGGGATAATAACACTTTAGATTTTAATGTAAATCCCGATAATGGCGTTATCGGAATTAAATTTATTCAGGATTTAACGACCTTAAAAACAGAGACTAAGAAATATAGCTTAATAGAATCTATTCCTGCTGGAATGAGAAAAGGATATGAGAGGTTGAATTCTTATATAAGTCAATTTAAAATTATATTCTCTACTGAGACAGAAGCTTATAAATCTGTAGGCGGATTCTTATCTATAGCTAAGCAGTTCCCCTCCACTTGGAATTGGCATCATTTTTGGTCTTTCACAGCATTTTTTTCTTTGATGCTGGCATTTTTAAACATTTTACCTATACCCGTCTTAGACGGAGGTCATGTAGTGTTTGTACTATATGAAATGATAACTAGAAGGCCTCCTAATCAAAAAGTTTTGGAATATGCTCAAATAGCAGGATTTGCTATTGTTTTATTTCTATTCATATTTGCTAATATAAATGATGTGATAAAAATCTTCTTTAGCTAA
- a CDS encoding transposase: MRNKNTLFYRGRKSVELNFSSSEISSDGSLIMLEKLERDHRLIHYYSKLLPDTRDSRFIIYTREHQLKQRVYMIMLGYEDANDVNHLQNDPLFKDVLQGDLASQPTISRFENSFDKQAVFKFCYAWLYKYVSSLSDRKKIVIDVDSTDDPTHGSQQLSMFNGYYGQFMYNELFFS; the protein is encoded by the coding sequence ATGAGGAATAAAAACACATTATTTTATAGAGGGAGAAAATCTGTTGAGTTAAATTTTTCATCATCAGAAATTAGCTCTGATGGATCTTTAATCATGCTTGAAAAACTAGAACGAGATCATAGATTGATTCATTATTACAGTAAACTTTTGCCTGATACTCGAGACTCTAGATTTATTATTTATACCAGAGAGCATCAGTTAAAGCAGAGGGTTTATATGATCATGTTGGGCTATGAAGACGCCAATGATGTTAATCATTTACAGAACGATCCTTTATTCAAAGATGTTCTTCAAGGTGATTTGGCCTCTCAACCTACTATATCAAGATTTGAGAATAGCTTTGACAAACAGGCTGTTTTTAAGTTTTGTTATGCGTGGTTATACAAATATGTTTCAAGTTTATCTGATCGCAAGAAAATAGTTATTGACGTAGATTCAACCGATGATCCAACTCATGGCAGTCAACAATTGTCAATGTTTAATGGTTATTATGGTCAATTCATGTACAATGAACTATTTTTTTCATGA
- a CDS encoding transposase, producing METPRQIILPVLRPGNSHSNKWYVSILKRIIIKIRESYPEMEIIIRSDSGFSCAAFYQLVDDFDLLYVTGIASNKVLKRKVSRSKNAVKKMYLDQGEKHQHFMSFTYKAKSWHKPQQCYSKVESTGLGMNIRHFSSNIPQKDAREIYFDFYVKRGDSSENRIKEVKNMCFSDRLSNHSFLANFFRLMMSSLAYEMFLLLKQKIKKTRFEVAKKWLISSIRTYLLKVGATIKITKRRIYYQLSKSFVYKGLFREIITQ from the coding sequence ATGGAGACACCACGACAGATTATTCTTCCTGTACTCCGCCCAGGAAACAGTCATTCCAATAAATGGTATGTGAGTATTTTAAAGCGAATAATTATCAAAATACGTGAGAGTTACCCAGAGATGGAAATAATTATTAGAAGTGATAGTGGCTTTAGCTGCGCCGCTTTTTACCAATTAGTAGATGATTTTGATTTACTATATGTTACAGGCATAGCGAGCAATAAAGTTTTAAAAAGAAAGGTGTCTCGGTCAAAAAATGCTGTAAAAAAAATGTATTTAGATCAGGGAGAGAAGCACCAACATTTTATGAGTTTTACGTACAAAGCCAAGAGTTGGCACAAGCCTCAACAGTGCTATTCTAAAGTTGAGAGTACAGGATTAGGGATGAACATAAGGCATTTTTCTAGTAATATTCCCCAAAAGGATGCTAGAGAAATTTACTTTGACTTTTATGTTAAAAGAGGTGATTCGAGTGAAAATAGAATTAAAGAAGTTAAAAATATGTGTTTTTCTGATCGTTTGTCAAATCATAGTTTTCTTGCTAATTTTTTTCGACTTATGATGAGTAGTCTTGCCTATGAAATGTTTTTATTACTGAAACAGAAGATAAAGAAAACAAGATTTGAAGTAGCAAAAAAATGGTTAATCAGTTCGATTAGAACCTATCTTCTCAAGGTAGGAGCAACGATTAAAATTACCAAAAGGCGAATCTATTACCAGCTATCTAAATCTTTTGTTTACAAGGGTTTATTTCGGGAAATTATTACCCAGTAA